A single genomic interval of Phocoena sinus isolate mPhoSin1 chromosome 15, mPhoSin1.pri, whole genome shotgun sequence harbors:
- the ZNF217 gene encoding zinc finger protein 217, with protein sequence MPTQSLLMYMDGPEVIGNSLGTQMEIDDAMTIKGTAAVPFRATQEKNIIQIEGYMPLDCMFCSQTFTHSEDLNKHVLMQHRPILCEPAVLRVEAEYLSPLDKVQVRTEPPKDKNCKENEELCCEVCGQTFRAAFDVEIHMKKHKDSFTYGCNVCGRRFKEPWFLKNHMRTHTGKSGAKSRPQPGLESPVTINEVVQEHTAESVSSPYKICMVCGFLFPNKESLIDHRKMHTKDTASGTRSSQTDTQQEGMPSPGEELLQFLNLRPRSHPEVAKKPAKWIPQLDPFTTYQAWQLATKGKVAVCREVKEQPGQEGSTDNDESCSDKEELGEIWNANKSHPEGSGKSKTSKSGCPGLSQDKEKPRHPAGEVPSVDADPKLASNKEKPTHCSECGKAFRTYHQLVLHSRVHKKDRRADAESPPMSVDGRQPSTCSPDLPPTLEENGAIDREGGSEDGSEDGLPEGLHLDKNDDGGKIKHLTSSRECSYCGKFFRSNYYLNIHLRTHTGEKPYKCEFCDYAAAQKTSLRYHLERHHKDKQTDAAAEVRSEGKSQETEDALLTADSAQTKNQKRCFDGAKDVKGSSPAKQLKGMAPAFQNILGSAVLLAVHKDTQDFSKNAADDSADKLSKNPAPAYLDVLKKRSAVEPQAHNLTCRTEVDVAPHPDGRAAHHVQVGHREKKAEVDANCQEKPLNLSLGASHCCPAASLGKSVTTSTTCPFCTFKTFYPEVLTMHQRLEHKYNPDSHRNCRNKSLLRSRRTGCPPALLGKDVPPLSNPYKPKPRPAFPAQPRPLPPEKAKPNPPGPGKAPLTSGIDSSTLAPSNLKSHRPPQSLGGPGAAARQPPSEMFAKASATPAADKAKRLEPKPKPQPPAGAPAQPAPGGALNGCSDHTPRNDGLWAPPARDYFCGRGAEPDEPLPKRPRVGAPARDGDQPGPHYRRPFDLPKFHVVHGLTSLLPPECACPPPTSLPARPRFLATGEADAAVLPAQKPFAAAGALFPCGPAGPAAGSALEGKRPVSYQHLSSSMLQKRNYENFIGSAHYRPNDKKT encoded by the exons ATGCCAACTCAATCCCTCTTGATGTATATGGATGGACCAGAAGTTATTGGCAATTCTCTTGGCACCCAAATGGAGATCGATGATGCCATGACAATAAAAGGGACTGCCGCTGTTCCTTTCAGAGCCACGCAGGAGAAAAACATAATCCAAATAGAAGGGTATATGCCCTTGGACTGCATGTTTTGCAGTCAGACCTTCACACATTCGGAAGACCTCAATAAACACGTCTTAATGCAACATCGGCCTATCCTCTGTGAGCCCGCCGTTCTGCGTGTTGAAGCAGAGTATCTGAGTCCTCTTGATAAAGTTCAGGTGAGAACAGAACCTCCAAAGGATAAGAATTGCAAGGAAAACGAAGAACTTTGCTGTGAAGTGTGTGGGCAGACGTTTCGAGCCGCCTTCGACGTTGAGATCCACATGAAGAAACACAAGGACTCTTTCACTTACGGGTGTAATGTGTGTGGCAGAAGATTCAAGGAGCCCTGGTTTCTGAAGAATCACATGCGAACGCACACTGGCAAATCGGGGGCCAAGAGCAGACCACAGCCAGGCCTGGAGAGCCCGGTGACCATCAACGAGGTGGTGCAGGAGCACACAGCTGAGAGCGTCTCATCTCCTTACAAGATCTGCATGGTTTGTGGCTTTCTGTTTCCAAATAAAGAAAGTCTCATTGATCACAGGAAGATGCACACCAAAGACACTGCTTCCGGTACCCGCAGCTCACAGACAGACACGCAGCAGGAGGGAATGCCGTCTCCGGGGGAAGAGTTGCTGCAGTTCTTAAACCTAAGACCCAGGTCTCACCCTGAGGTCGCGAAGAAGCCGGCCAAATGGATACCTCAGCTGGACCCGTTCACCACCTACCAAGCCTGGCAGCTGGCCACCAAAGGGAAGGTCGCTGTGTGCCGAGAGGTGAAGGAGCAGCCGGGCCAGGAGGGGAGCACCGACAACGATGAGTCCTGTTCAGACAAAGAAGAGCTGGGGGAAATTTGGAATGCGAATAAAAGCCATCCCGAAGGTTCTGGAAAGTCCAAGACAAGTAAAAGCGGTTGTCCAGGTCTCTCACAAGATAAGGAGAAGCCCAGACACCCCGCCGGTGAAGTGCCTTCCGTGGACGCAGACCCCAAGTTAGCCAGTAACAAAGAGAAACCGACGCATTGCTCGGAGTGTGGCAAAGCCTTCAGAACCTACCACCAGCTGGTCCTGCACTCCCGGGTGCACAAGAAGGACCGTAGGGCCGATGCCGAGTCGCCACCCATGTCAGTGGACGGCAGGCAGCCGAGCACCTGTTCTCCGGACCTGCCCCCGACCCTGGAGGAGAACGGAGCCATCGATCGAGAAGGTGGCTCTGAAGACGGGTCCGAGGATGGGCTTCCAGAAGGGCTCCACCTGG ataaaaatgatgatggaggaaaaataaagcatctTACATCCTCAAGAGAATGTAGTTATTGTGGAAAGTTTTTCCGTTCAAATTATTACCTCAATATTCATCTCAGAACACATACAG GTGAAAAACCATACAAATGTGAATTTTGTGACTATGCTGCGGCCCAGAAGACCTCTCTGCGGTATCACCTGGAGAGACATCACAAGGATAAGCAGACCGATGCTGCTGCTGAAGTCAGGAGCGAGGGGAAAAGCCAGGAGACGGAAGATGCACTTCTGACCGCTGACAGTGCGCAGACCAAAAATCAGAAAAGATGTTTTGACGGTGCCAAAGATGTTAAAGGCAGCTCACCTGCAAAGCAACTGAAGGGGATGGCCCCTGCCTTTCAGAACATTCTGGGCAGTGCTGTCCTCTTAGCAGTACACAAAGATACTCAGGATTTCAGTAAAAACGCAGCTGATGACAGTGCCGATAAACTGAGCAAAAATCCTGCCCCTGCTTATTTGGACGTGTTAAAAAAGAGATCAGCAGTTGAACCTCAGGCACACAACCTCACCTGCAGAACAGAAGTGGACGTGGCCCCTCACCCAGACGGCCGGGCGGCCCATCACGTCCAGGTCGGCCACAGAGAGAAGAAAGCGGAGGTCGATGCCAACTGTCAGGAGAAGCCCTTAAACTTATCCCTCGGGGCTTCCCACTGCTGCCCGGCAGCTTCTTTGGGTAAAAGTGTGACCACGAGTACCACCTGCCCGTTCTGCACCTTCAAGACATTTTATCCAGAGGTTCTAACGATGCACCAGAGACTGGAGCATAAGTACAACCCAGACAGCCACAGAAACTGTCGGAACAAGTCTCTGCTTCGAAGTCGACGGACCGGATGCCCCCCAGCTTTACTGGGGAAAGACGTGCCTCCCCTGTCGAATCCCTACAAGCCCAAGCCCAGGCCCGCCTTCCCAGCGCAGCCCAGACCCCTGCCGCCCGAGAAAGCGAAGCCCAACCCCCCGGGGCCCGGCAAAGCCCCTCTGACTTCAGGGATCGACTCTAGCACTTTAGCCCCCAGCAACCTGAAGTCCCACCGGCCGCCGCAGAGCCTTGGGGGGCCGGGGGCCGCGGCCCGGCAGCCGCCTTCCGAGATGTTCGCCAAAGCCAGCGCGACCCCGGCCGCGGATAAAGCCAAGCGGCTGGAGCCCAAGCCCAAGCCTCAGCCTCCTGCCGGGGCCCCGGCGCAGCCCGCCCCAGGCGGCGCCCTCAATGGCTGCAGTGACCACACCCCCAGGAATGACGGCCTCTGGGCGCCACCGGCCCGGGACTACTTCTGCGGCCGCGGCGCCGAGCCGGACGAGCCGCTCCCCAAGCGGCCAAGGGTCGGGGCGCCGGCCCGCGATGGGGACCAACCCGGCCCCCACTACCGGCGGCCCTTCGACCTCCCCAAGTTCCATGTGGTGCACGGCCTCACGTCGCTGCTGCCCCCCGAGTGCGCGTGCCCTCCGCCCACTTCGCTGCCTGCGCGGCCCCGCTTCTTGGCCACCGGCGAGGCGGACGCGGCCGTGCTGCCCGCGCAGAAGCCCTTCGCTGCGGCTGGAGCCCTGTTCCCCTGCGGCCCCGCGGGCCCTGCGGCCGGGTCGGCGCTGGAAG gaAAAAGGCCTGTGTCCTATCAACACTTATCTAGCAGCATGCTACAGAAGAGGAACTATGAGAATTTTATTGGGAGCGCACACTACCGACCAAATGACAAAAAAACTTGA